One segment of Hippopotamus amphibius kiboko isolate mHipAmp2 chromosome 4, mHipAmp2.hap2, whole genome shotgun sequence DNA contains the following:
- the SLC4A2 gene encoding anion exchange protein 2 isoform X1 has protein sequence MSSAARRPVSGADSFCTPEPESLGPVAPGFPEQEEGELHRTLGVERFEEILQEAGSRGGEEPSRSYGEEDFEYHRQSSHHIHHPLSTHLPPDARRRKTPQGPGRKPRRRPSASPTGETPTIEEGEEEEDEASEAEGARALTQPSPASTPSSVQFFLQEDEGADRKAEATTPSPPPPLPHQEAAPRATKGAQAGALVEEVVAVASGAAGGDDGGASGRPLAKVQPGHRSYNLQERRRIGSMTGAEQALLPRVPTDESEAQTLATADLDLMKSHRFEDVPGVRRHLVRKNAKASVQSGREGREPGPTPRARPRAPHKPHEVFVELNELLLDKNQEPQWRETARWIKFEEDVEEETERWGKPHVASLSFRSLLELRRTLAHGAVLLDLDQQTLPGVAHQVVEQMVISDQIKAEDRANVLRALLLKHSHPSDEKDFSFPRNISAGSLGSLLGHHHGQGAESDPHVTEPLIGGVPETRLEVERERELPPPAPPAGITRSKSKHELKLLEKIPENAEATVVLVGCVEFLSRPTMAFVRLREAVELDAVLEVPVPVRFLFLLLGPSSANMDYHEIGRSISTLMSDKQFHEAAYLADEREDLLTAINAFLDCSVVLPPSEVQGEELLRSVAHFQRQMLKKREEQGRLLPPGAGLEPKSAQDKALLQMVEAAGAVEDDPLRRTGRPFGGLIRDVRRRYPHYLSDFQDALDPQCLAAVIFIYFAALSPAITFGGLLGEKTHDLIGVSELIMSTAIQGVIFCLLGAQPLLVIGFSGPLLVFEEAFFSFCSSNNLEYLVGRVWIGFWLVLLALLMVALEGSFLVRFVSRFTQEIFAFLISLIFIYETFYKLVKIFQEHPLHGCSVSNSSEADSGENATWARAGARPGPRNESAAGPSGRERPRGQPNTALLSLVLMAGTFFIAFFLRKFKNSRFFPGRVRRVIGDFGVPIAILVMVLVDYSVEDTYTQKLSVPSGFSVTAPEKRGWVINPLGESSSFPVWMMVASLLPAILVFILIFMETQITTLIISKKERMLQKGSGFHLDLLLIVAMGGICALFGLPWLAAATVRSVTHANALTVMSKAVAPGDKPKIQEVKEQRVTGLLVALLVGLSLVIGDLLRQIPLAVLFGIFLYMGVTSLNGIQFYERLHLLLMPPKHHPDVTYVKKVRTLRMHLFTALQLLCLAVLWAVMSTAASLAFPFILILTVPLRMVVLTRIFTEREMKCLDANEAEPVFDEREGVDEYNEMPMPV, from the exons ATGAGCAGCGCCGCCCGGCGCCCCGTCTCGGGCGCAGATTCTTTCTGCACT CCAGAGCCGGAGAGCTTGGGCCCTGTGGCGCCTGGCTTCCCCGAGCAGGAGGAGGGTGAACTTCACCGCACCCTGGGCGTGGAGCGGTTTGAGGAGATCCTACAGGAGGCTGGGTCTCGAGGAGGGGAGGAGCCCAGCCGAAGCTACGGGGAGGAAGACTTTGAAT ACCACCGCCAGTCCTCCCACCACATCCACCACCCGCTGTCCACCCACCTGCCTCCCGATGCCCGGCGCCGAAAGACACCCCAGGGCCCAGGACGGAAGCCTCGCAGGCGCCCCAGTGCCTCCCCCACCGGGGAGACCCCTACCATCgaggagggtgaggaggaagaggatgaggcCAGTGAGGCTGAGGGGGCCCGGGCGCTCACCCAGCCGTCCCCTGCATCCACACCCTCTTCAGTGCAG TTCTTTCTCCAGGAGGATGAAGGTGCGGACCGGAAGGCAGAAGCAACCACTCCATCTCCCCCTCCACCGCTGCCCCACCAGGAGGCAGCTCCCCGGGCCACCAAAGGGGCCCAGGCTGG AGCCCTGGTGGAAGAGGTGGTGGCTGTGGCCAGTGGCGCAGCTGGAGGTGATGACGGAGGTGCCTCTGGGCGCCCCCTGGCCAAAGTGCAGCCTGGGCACCGCAGCTACAACCTGCAGGAGAGAAGGCGCATCGGGAGCATGACGGGGGCTGAGCAGGCCCTGCTGCCCCGGGTCCCCACGGACGAGAGCGAGGCCCAGACGCTGGCCACAGCCGACCTAGACCTCATGAAGA GTCACCGATTTGAGGACGTTCCTGGGGTACGGCGACACCTGGTGCGGAAGAATGCCAAAGCATCTGTGCAGAGCGGCCGGGAAGGGCGAGAGCCTGGCCCCACGCCTCGGGCCCGGCCCCGGGCCCCCCACAAGCCCCACGAG GTGTTTGTGGAGCTGAATGAGTTACTGCTGGACAAAAACCAGGAGCCTCAGTGGCGGGAGACGGCACGCTGGATCAAGTTCGAGGAGGATgtggaggaggagacagagcGCTGGGGGAAGCCCCACGTGGCCTCCCTCTCATTCCGCAGCCTCCTGGAGCTGCGCCGGACCCTGGCCCACG GGGCCGTGCTCTTGGACCTGGACCAGCAGACCCTGCCTGGCGTGGCCCACCAGGTGGTGGAGCAGATGGTCATCTCTGACCAGATCAAAGCCGAGGACAGAGCCAACGTGCTGAGAGCCCTGCTGCTGAAACACAG CCACCCAAGTGACGAGAAGGACTTCTCCTTCCCCCGCAACATCTCGGCCGGCTCCCTGGGCTCCCTGCTGGGGCATCACCATGGCCAGGGGGCCGAGAGCGACCCCCACGTCACCGAGCCTCTCATCGGAGGTGTTCCCGAGACCCGGCTGGAGGTGGAGCGAGAG CGCGAGCTGCCGCCTCCGGCTCCTCCGGCCGGTATCACTCGCTCCAAGTCCAAGCATGAGCTGAAGCTTCTGGAGAAGATCCCTGAGAACGCCGAGGCTACGGTGGTCCTTGTGG GCTGCGTGGAGTTCCTCTCCCGCCCCACCATGGCCTTCGTGCGGCTGCGGGAGGCGGTGGAGCTGGACGCGGTGCTGGAGGTGCCGGTGCCCGTGCGCTTCCTCTTCCTGCTGCTGGGCCCGAGCAGCGCCAACATGGACTACCACGAGATCGGCCGCTCCATCTCCACCCTCATGTCCGACAAG CAATTCCACGAGGCAGCCTACCTGGCAGACGAGCGGGAGGACCTGTTGACCGCCATCAACGCCTTCCTGGACTGCAGCGTGGTGCTGCCGCCCTCGGAGGTGCAGGGCGAGGAGCTGCTGCGGTCCGTCGCTCACTTCCAGCGCCAGATGCTCAAGAAGCGAGAGGAGCAGGGCCGGCTGCTGCCCCCGGGGGCTGGGCTGGAGCCCAAGTCGGCCCAAGATAAGG CGCTCCTGCAGATGGTAGAGGCGGCAGGTGCAGTGGAAGACGATCCCCTTCGACGGACAGGCCGGCCTTTTGGGGGGTTGATCCGAGATGTGCGGCGCCGCTATCCCCACTACCTGAGCGACTTCCAAGACGCGCTCGACCCCCAGTGCCTGGCCGCTGTCATCTTCATCTACTTCGCGGCCCTGTCTCCTGCCATCACCTTCGGGGGGCTGCTGG GAGAGAAGACGCACGACCTGATTGGGGTGTCAGAGCTGATCATGTCCACGGCGATCCAGGGGGTCATCTTCTGCCTGCTGGGGGCCCAGCCGCTGCTGGTGATCGGCTTCTCGGGGCCCCTGCTGGTCTTCGAGGAGGCCTTCTTCTCG tTCTGCAGCAGCAACAACCTGGAGTACCTGGTGGGCCGTGTGTGGATTGGCTTCTGGCTGGTGTTGCTGGCCCTGCTCATGGTGGCCCTGGAGGGGAGCTTCCTGGTGCGCTTCGTCTCCCGCTTCACCCAGGAGATCTTTGCCTTCCTCATCTCCCTCATTTTCATCTACGAGACCTTCTACAAGCTGGTTAAG ATCTTCCAGGAACACCCCCTCCACGGCTGTTCCGTCTCCAACAGCtccgaggcagacagtggtgagAACGCCACCTGGGCCAGGGCAGGAGCCAGGCCGGGGCCGAGGAACGAGAGCGCAGCTGGGCCATCCGGGCGGGAGAGGCCCCGGGGCCAGCCCAACACCGCCCTGCTGTCGCTGGTGCTCATGGCCGGCACCTTCTTCATCGCCTTCTTCCTGCGCAAATTCAAGAACAGCCGGTTCTTCCCTGGCCGG GTGCGGCGCGTGATCGGGGACTTCGGGGTGCCCATAGCCATCCTCGTCATGGTGCTCGTGGACTACAGCGTCGAGGACACTTACACCCAG AAGCTGAGTGTGCCCAGTGGATTCTCAGTGACAGCCCCGGAGAAGCGGGGCTGGGTCATCAACCCCCTGGGGGAGAGCAGCTCCTTCCCCGTGTGGATGATGGTGGCCAGCCTGCTGCCCGCCATCTTGGTCTTCATCCTCATCTTCATGGAGACGCAGATCACCAC GCTCATCATCTCCAAGAAGGAGCGCATGCTGCAGAAGGGCTCCGGCTTCCACCTGGACCTGCTGCTCATCGTGGCCATGGGCGGCATCTGTGCCCTCTTTGGCTTGCCCTGGTTGGCTGCTGCGACCGTCCGCTCCGTCACACACGCCAACGCGCTCACTGTCATGAGCAAGGCTGTGGCACCCGGGGACAAGCCCAAGATCCAGGAGGTCAAGGAGCAGCGGGTGACGGGGCTGCTGGTTGCCCTGCTTGTGG gcctctcCTTGGTCATCGGGGATCTGCTGCGGCAGATACCCCTGGCTGTGCTCTTCGGGATTTTCCTGTACATGGGCGTCACCTCCCTGAATGGCATCCAGTTCTATGAGCGGCTGCATCTGCTGCTCATGCCGCCCAAACACCACCCGGACGTCACCTACGTCAAGAAG GTTCGGACCCTCCGTATGCACCTGTTCACGGCCCTGCAGCTGCTCTGCCTGGCCGTGCTCTGGGCTGTCATGTCCACAGCGGCCTCCCTGGCCTTCcccttcatcctcatcctcacgGTGCCTCTCCGCATGGTGGTGCTCACCCGCATCTTCACCGAGCGAGAGATGAAATGC CTGGATGCTAATGAGGCGGAGCCGGTGTTCGACGAGCGGGAGGGTGTGGACGAGTACAACGAGATGCCCATGCCTGTGTAG
- the SLC4A2 gene encoding anion exchange protein 2 isoform X2, producing MSSAARRPVSGADSFCTPEPESLGPVAPGFPEQEEGELHRTLGVERFEEILQEAGSRGGEEPSRSYGEEDFEYHRQSSHHIHHPLSTHLPPDARRRKTPQGPGRKPRRRPSASPTGETPTIEEGEEEEDEASEAEGARALTQPSPASTPSSVQFFLQEDEGADRKAEATTPSPPPPLPHQEAAPRATKGAQAGALVEEVVAVASGAAGGDDGGASGRPLAKVQPGHRSYNLQERRRIGSMTGAEQALLPRVPTDESEAQTLATADLDLMKSHRFEDVPGVRRHLVRKNAKASVQSGREGREPGPTPRARPRAPHKPHEVFVELNELLLDKNQEPQWRETARWIKFEEDVEEETERWGKPHVASLSFRSLLELRRTLAHGAVLLDLDQQTLPGVAHQVVEQMVISDQIKAEDRANVLRALLLKHSHPSDEKDFSFPRNISAGSLGSLLGHHHGQGAESDPHVTEPLIGGVPETRLEVERERELPPPAPPAGITRSKSKHELKLLEKIPENAEATVVLVGCVEFLSRPTMAFVRLREAVELDAVLEVPVPVRFLFLLLGPSSANMDYHEIGRSISTLMSDKQFHEAAYLADEREDLLTAINAFLDCSVVLPPSEVQGEELLRSVAHFQRQMLKKREEQGRLLPPGAGLEPKSAQDKALLQMVEAAGAVEDDPLRRTGRPFGGLIRDVRRRYPHYLSDFQDALDPQCLAAVIFIYFAALSPAITFGGLLEKTHDLIGVSELIMSTAIQGVIFCLLGAQPLLVIGFSGPLLVFEEAFFSFCSSNNLEYLVGRVWIGFWLVLLALLMVALEGSFLVRFVSRFTQEIFAFLISLIFIYETFYKLVKIFQEHPLHGCSVSNSSEADSGENATWARAGARPGPRNESAAGPSGRERPRGQPNTALLSLVLMAGTFFIAFFLRKFKNSRFFPGRVRRVIGDFGVPIAILVMVLVDYSVEDTYTQKLSVPSGFSVTAPEKRGWVINPLGESSSFPVWMMVASLLPAILVFILIFMETQITTLIISKKERMLQKGSGFHLDLLLIVAMGGICALFGLPWLAAATVRSVTHANALTVMSKAVAPGDKPKIQEVKEQRVTGLLVALLVGLSLVIGDLLRQIPLAVLFGIFLYMGVTSLNGIQFYERLHLLLMPPKHHPDVTYVKKVRTLRMHLFTALQLLCLAVLWAVMSTAASLAFPFILILTVPLRMVVLTRIFTEREMKCLDANEAEPVFDEREGVDEYNEMPMPV from the exons ATGAGCAGCGCCGCCCGGCGCCCCGTCTCGGGCGCAGATTCTTTCTGCACT CCAGAGCCGGAGAGCTTGGGCCCTGTGGCGCCTGGCTTCCCCGAGCAGGAGGAGGGTGAACTTCACCGCACCCTGGGCGTGGAGCGGTTTGAGGAGATCCTACAGGAGGCTGGGTCTCGAGGAGGGGAGGAGCCCAGCCGAAGCTACGGGGAGGAAGACTTTGAAT ACCACCGCCAGTCCTCCCACCACATCCACCACCCGCTGTCCACCCACCTGCCTCCCGATGCCCGGCGCCGAAAGACACCCCAGGGCCCAGGACGGAAGCCTCGCAGGCGCCCCAGTGCCTCCCCCACCGGGGAGACCCCTACCATCgaggagggtgaggaggaagaggatgaggcCAGTGAGGCTGAGGGGGCCCGGGCGCTCACCCAGCCGTCCCCTGCATCCACACCCTCTTCAGTGCAG TTCTTTCTCCAGGAGGATGAAGGTGCGGACCGGAAGGCAGAAGCAACCACTCCATCTCCCCCTCCACCGCTGCCCCACCAGGAGGCAGCTCCCCGGGCCACCAAAGGGGCCCAGGCTGG AGCCCTGGTGGAAGAGGTGGTGGCTGTGGCCAGTGGCGCAGCTGGAGGTGATGACGGAGGTGCCTCTGGGCGCCCCCTGGCCAAAGTGCAGCCTGGGCACCGCAGCTACAACCTGCAGGAGAGAAGGCGCATCGGGAGCATGACGGGGGCTGAGCAGGCCCTGCTGCCCCGGGTCCCCACGGACGAGAGCGAGGCCCAGACGCTGGCCACAGCCGACCTAGACCTCATGAAGA GTCACCGATTTGAGGACGTTCCTGGGGTACGGCGACACCTGGTGCGGAAGAATGCCAAAGCATCTGTGCAGAGCGGCCGGGAAGGGCGAGAGCCTGGCCCCACGCCTCGGGCCCGGCCCCGGGCCCCCCACAAGCCCCACGAG GTGTTTGTGGAGCTGAATGAGTTACTGCTGGACAAAAACCAGGAGCCTCAGTGGCGGGAGACGGCACGCTGGATCAAGTTCGAGGAGGATgtggaggaggagacagagcGCTGGGGGAAGCCCCACGTGGCCTCCCTCTCATTCCGCAGCCTCCTGGAGCTGCGCCGGACCCTGGCCCACG GGGCCGTGCTCTTGGACCTGGACCAGCAGACCCTGCCTGGCGTGGCCCACCAGGTGGTGGAGCAGATGGTCATCTCTGACCAGATCAAAGCCGAGGACAGAGCCAACGTGCTGAGAGCCCTGCTGCTGAAACACAG CCACCCAAGTGACGAGAAGGACTTCTCCTTCCCCCGCAACATCTCGGCCGGCTCCCTGGGCTCCCTGCTGGGGCATCACCATGGCCAGGGGGCCGAGAGCGACCCCCACGTCACCGAGCCTCTCATCGGAGGTGTTCCCGAGACCCGGCTGGAGGTGGAGCGAGAG CGCGAGCTGCCGCCTCCGGCTCCTCCGGCCGGTATCACTCGCTCCAAGTCCAAGCATGAGCTGAAGCTTCTGGAGAAGATCCCTGAGAACGCCGAGGCTACGGTGGTCCTTGTGG GCTGCGTGGAGTTCCTCTCCCGCCCCACCATGGCCTTCGTGCGGCTGCGGGAGGCGGTGGAGCTGGACGCGGTGCTGGAGGTGCCGGTGCCCGTGCGCTTCCTCTTCCTGCTGCTGGGCCCGAGCAGCGCCAACATGGACTACCACGAGATCGGCCGCTCCATCTCCACCCTCATGTCCGACAAG CAATTCCACGAGGCAGCCTACCTGGCAGACGAGCGGGAGGACCTGTTGACCGCCATCAACGCCTTCCTGGACTGCAGCGTGGTGCTGCCGCCCTCGGAGGTGCAGGGCGAGGAGCTGCTGCGGTCCGTCGCTCACTTCCAGCGCCAGATGCTCAAGAAGCGAGAGGAGCAGGGCCGGCTGCTGCCCCCGGGGGCTGGGCTGGAGCCCAAGTCGGCCCAAGATAAGG CGCTCCTGCAGATGGTAGAGGCGGCAGGTGCAGTGGAAGACGATCCCCTTCGACGGACAGGCCGGCCTTTTGGGGGGTTGATCCGAGATGTGCGGCGCCGCTATCCCCACTACCTGAGCGACTTCCAAGACGCGCTCGACCCCCAGTGCCTGGCCGCTGTCATCTTCATCTACTTCGCGGCCCTGTCTCCTGCCATCACCTTCGGGGGGCTGCTGG AGAAGACGCACGACCTGATTGGGGTGTCAGAGCTGATCATGTCCACGGCGATCCAGGGGGTCATCTTCTGCCTGCTGGGGGCCCAGCCGCTGCTGGTGATCGGCTTCTCGGGGCCCCTGCTGGTCTTCGAGGAGGCCTTCTTCTCG tTCTGCAGCAGCAACAACCTGGAGTACCTGGTGGGCCGTGTGTGGATTGGCTTCTGGCTGGTGTTGCTGGCCCTGCTCATGGTGGCCCTGGAGGGGAGCTTCCTGGTGCGCTTCGTCTCCCGCTTCACCCAGGAGATCTTTGCCTTCCTCATCTCCCTCATTTTCATCTACGAGACCTTCTACAAGCTGGTTAAG ATCTTCCAGGAACACCCCCTCCACGGCTGTTCCGTCTCCAACAGCtccgaggcagacagtggtgagAACGCCACCTGGGCCAGGGCAGGAGCCAGGCCGGGGCCGAGGAACGAGAGCGCAGCTGGGCCATCCGGGCGGGAGAGGCCCCGGGGCCAGCCCAACACCGCCCTGCTGTCGCTGGTGCTCATGGCCGGCACCTTCTTCATCGCCTTCTTCCTGCGCAAATTCAAGAACAGCCGGTTCTTCCCTGGCCGG GTGCGGCGCGTGATCGGGGACTTCGGGGTGCCCATAGCCATCCTCGTCATGGTGCTCGTGGACTACAGCGTCGAGGACACTTACACCCAG AAGCTGAGTGTGCCCAGTGGATTCTCAGTGACAGCCCCGGAGAAGCGGGGCTGGGTCATCAACCCCCTGGGGGAGAGCAGCTCCTTCCCCGTGTGGATGATGGTGGCCAGCCTGCTGCCCGCCATCTTGGTCTTCATCCTCATCTTCATGGAGACGCAGATCACCAC GCTCATCATCTCCAAGAAGGAGCGCATGCTGCAGAAGGGCTCCGGCTTCCACCTGGACCTGCTGCTCATCGTGGCCATGGGCGGCATCTGTGCCCTCTTTGGCTTGCCCTGGTTGGCTGCTGCGACCGTCCGCTCCGTCACACACGCCAACGCGCTCACTGTCATGAGCAAGGCTGTGGCACCCGGGGACAAGCCCAAGATCCAGGAGGTCAAGGAGCAGCGGGTGACGGGGCTGCTGGTTGCCCTGCTTGTGG gcctctcCTTGGTCATCGGGGATCTGCTGCGGCAGATACCCCTGGCTGTGCTCTTCGGGATTTTCCTGTACATGGGCGTCACCTCCCTGAATGGCATCCAGTTCTATGAGCGGCTGCATCTGCTGCTCATGCCGCCCAAACACCACCCGGACGTCACCTACGTCAAGAAG GTTCGGACCCTCCGTATGCACCTGTTCACGGCCCTGCAGCTGCTCTGCCTGGCCGTGCTCTGGGCTGTCATGTCCACAGCGGCCTCCCTGGCCTTCcccttcatcctcatcctcacgGTGCCTCTCCGCATGGTGGTGCTCACCCGCATCTTCACCGAGCGAGAGATGAAATGC CTGGATGCTAATGAGGCGGAGCCGGTGTTCGACGAGCGGGAGGGTGTGGACGAGTACAACGAGATGCCCATGCCTGTGTAG